Proteins from a genomic interval of Lolium perenne isolate Kyuss_39 chromosome 1, Kyuss_2.0, whole genome shotgun sequence:
- the LOC127343584 gene encoding uncharacterized protein yields MGGGNDNHDDRDKGLMSNLMHGVAGAGGHGYPPQGYPPQQGYPPQQGYPPQGYPPQQGYPPAPGGYPPAPGGYPPQQHGYPPQQGYPPQQHGYPQQGGYPPAGYPGSSGHGGSHGPGMGGMLAGGAAAAAMAYGAHKISGSHGGHMGGGHMGGGMMGHGGYGVGHGGYGGHHGGKFKHGKHGHGKFKHGKHGHGGMFGGGKFKKWK; encoded by the exons ATGGGAGGAGGCAATGACAACCATGACGACAGGGACAAGGGGCTCATGTCCAACCTGATGCACGGCGTTGCAGGTGCTGGTGGCCACGGGTACCCGCCGCAGGGGTACCCGCCACAGCAGGGCTACCCTCCCCAGCAAGGGTACCCACCTCAGGGATACCCTCCGCAGCAAGGCTACCCGCCTGCACCTGGTGGTTACCCACCGGCACCTGGCGGTTACCCTCCGCAGCAGCATGGTTACCCCCCGCAGCAGGGCTACCCTCCACAGCAGCATGGCTACCCTCAGCAAGGTGGCTACCCCCCTGCAGGTTACCCTGGCTCATCTG GTCATGGTGGTAGCCATGGACCTGGCATGGGTGGCATGCTCGCTGGAGGCGCAGCAGCTGCGGCAATGGCTTATGGAGCACACAAGATTTCTGGCAGTCATGGTGGGCACATGGGAGGTGGACACATGGGAGGAGGCATGATGGGCCATGGAGGCTACGGAGTCGGCCACGGCGGCTACGGAGGCCACCACGGCGGCAAGTTCAAGCATGGGAAGCACGGCCATGGCAAGTTCAAGCACGGCAAGCATGGCCACGGCGGCATGTTCGGCGGCGGCAAGTTCAAGAAGTGGAAGTAA